The sequence CCAAGCACACGTCCAGCAGCAGCAGAGCGACGATCAGCCAGATCACGACACGCCCGTCTCCGCGGCGCTCGAGGAGCTATTTCTTGCCGTCAGGAAGCTTGCGCGGCGTCGGAGCGGGGGACAGAGCTGCAGGCGCCTCCGTGGGAACCAGCTCGACGCCACGGCGCAGCACCGCCTGACGACCCCGCTTGAGCGCCAGCAGGTGAGGCACGCCGTCTTCGCCGACGACGACGAAGGCCTTGGGCTCCACCACCACGGCGCCGCCGACGCCTCCCCCTTCGATGCCAGCGTCCGCTTGCTTGCCGTCCTTCTCGTTCTTGCCGCCGAAGCCAACTACCCCGGTGCCAAAGGCCACACTGATCTTGCTCAGCGGAAGCATCTTGGCGCGGCCCGCATCGCGGACTTCCCCCACGACAGCGTCGCTCTTGCTGACTTTGCCGATTTCGGACAGCAGGCCTTTGACCAAGTCGTCGAGATCCATCGCGGGGATCAGAACACGACCCGGTGTTGGGCGTCAAACGGGTCCAAACGGCCTGAAGTGCACCGACGGCAGCGCCGCGAGCCCCCAAAAGGAGCCCGCGGCTGGCAGAGCCTGCACACATCGAGGGCACTTGGCCTCGAAGGCGTACTTCAGGTCCTCGTTGGCGGCGTCGTAGTTGGCGATGTGGGCGTGCCGGCGGGGTGCCGGCACCAGTTGGGCGGCTGGGATCACTTCGCTGAAGTAGGCATCGATGCAGCCAGCG is a genomic window of Polyangiaceae bacterium containing:
- a CDS encoding spore germination protein GerW family protein encodes the protein MDLDDLVKGLLSEIGKVSKSDAVVGEVRDAGRAKMLPLSKISVAFGTGVVGFGGKNEKDGKQADAGIEGGGVGGAVVVEPKAFVVVGEDGVPHLLALKRGRQAVLRRGVELVPTEAPAALSPAPTPRKLPDGKK